One window of the Sphaerochaeta associata genome contains the following:
- a CDS encoding PTS transporter subunit IIC, which produces MAEGNTSHHGRQVGAYITRVLSGMAQGLFASLIIGLIIKQIGHYSGWLLLEQIGLVAQYLTGPAIGVGVALAVKAPMLGVLCCAVAGAVGAGTFVLGEGPSLIKVVLGEPFGAMLASLAGSEISKKVVGKTGVDIIVVPLATILGGSLVGHFIAPPIAALMTSLGAFINLLTTLYPLPMGILVSTVVGMVLTLPISSAAICISLGIDGLAAGAAVVGCSCQMIGFAVSSYKENKLGGLISQGLGTSMLQIPNIWNNPLIWLPPTLTAAILGPVSTMVFKMENNSAGAGMGTSGLVGQFNAVAVMGFDALPQIVLMHFILPAVITLLISTWMRKKGWIKDGDMLLQK; this is translated from the coding sequence ATGGCAGAAGGCAACACTTCTCACCATGGCAGGCAGGTGGGTGCGTATATCACCCGGGTTCTGAGCGGAATGGCTCAAGGCCTGTTTGCCTCGTTGATCATCGGTCTCATCATCAAACAAATCGGACATTACAGCGGCTGGCTGCTCTTGGAGCAAATCGGGCTTGTCGCCCAATATCTGACCGGACCGGCCATTGGTGTAGGGGTAGCCCTTGCCGTAAAAGCCCCGATGCTGGGCGTGCTCTGCTGTGCCGTTGCAGGGGCTGTCGGGGCGGGAACCTTTGTACTGGGTGAGGGACCTTCTCTTATAAAGGTAGTTCTGGGTGAGCCCTTTGGTGCAATGCTTGCATCCTTGGCAGGTTCTGAGATTTCCAAGAAAGTAGTCGGCAAAACCGGCGTGGACATTATTGTGGTTCCCCTTGCAACCATCTTGGGTGGTAGTCTGGTCGGCCACTTCATTGCTCCTCCCATCGCCGCCTTGATGACATCCTTGGGAGCTTTCATCAATCTGTTGACCACCCTCTATCCACTTCCCATGGGAATACTGGTTTCTACGGTGGTCGGGATGGTGCTGACACTTCCGATCAGCAGTGCAGCCATCTGCATCAGCCTTGGCATCGATGGTCTTGCAGCAGGGGCTGCTGTGGTTGGTTGCAGCTGTCAGATGATTGGATTCGCTGTAAGCTCCTATAAGGAGAACAAACTGGGCGGGCTTATCAGCCAAGGACTGGGAACCAGCATGCTGCAGATTCCCAACATCTGGAACAACCCCTTGATTTGGCTCCCACCGACCTTGACTGCGGCCATCCTGGGGCCGGTAAGCACCATGGTGTTCAAGATGGAAAACAACAGTGCAGGAGCCGGCATGGGGACGAGTGGGTTGGTCGGACAGTTCAATGCCGTAGCTGTCATGGGCTTTGACGCATTGCCGCAGATTGTGCTGATGCATTTCATTCTTCCAGCGGTAATCACCCTGCTTATCAGCACCTGGATGCGCAAGAAGGGTTGGATCAAGGATGGGGACATGTTGTTGCAGAAATGA
- a CDS encoding dicarboxylate/amino acid:cation symporter: protein MSVVLWLGVFVLLLAVLIVLDKRFTIPFSVRVFTSLILGAMFGLSLFFFAESSVSQEVRRWTALVGNGYVDLLRMLIIPLVPTSIIAGLLRLSNTGELKKLGVRTIALFLLTATIAGIIGLVIGSLFSVGSGMVVGELAKREANTITNLFSQFRAFIPSNPIRSASEMQMIPLVVFSVLLGIAAITVKTKHPEKIQPIEALLEGFLAIVMQLTMMVLSLTPYGVLGLTSYWLSSSGLSALLQLGLFVVAMITACLLHMGLVYGGLVAAAAKINPLKFFRAASPALLLAFSSRSSLGSLTMTISTMKGRLKVSDRVANFVGPLGAVMNMDACGGIFPAMVAIFAANAFGIDLTLSQYVLIVVVSIFASLGSAAVPMGATAFTVITLTTVGLPVEAVGLVAGVDFLVDMFRTMTNVAGDLTTSVVVANSLGEFDKKAFDEQDLRTELAFA from the coding sequence ATGAGTGTAGTTCTTTGGCTGGGAGTATTCGTTCTCCTTTTAGCAGTGCTTATTGTACTGGATAAGCGATTTACCATTCCGTTCTCGGTACGTGTTTTCACCTCATTGATTCTGGGAGCCATGTTCGGCTTGTCACTTTTCTTCTTTGCCGAATCTTCGGTATCGCAGGAAGTTCGAAGATGGACAGCATTGGTCGGCAATGGATATGTCGACCTCTTGCGCATGCTGATCATCCCATTGGTTCCCACCAGCATCATCGCAGGTCTATTAAGGTTGAGTAATACCGGGGAGCTGAAGAAACTGGGAGTGAGGACCATCGCTCTCTTTCTCCTTACCGCAACCATAGCCGGAATTATCGGTCTGGTGATAGGTTCACTGTTTTCTGTGGGAAGCGGCATGGTGGTTGGAGAGCTCGCCAAGCGGGAGGCGAACACCATCACCAACCTCTTCTCCCAATTCAGGGCCTTCATCCCATCCAACCCCATACGGTCGGCGTCCGAGATGCAGATGATTCCCCTTGTAGTGTTTTCCGTGCTGCTCGGAATCGCCGCTATTACGGTCAAAACGAAGCACCCTGAGAAAATACAACCGATCGAAGCACTGCTGGAAGGGTTCCTGGCAATTGTAATGCAGCTGACCATGATGGTACTGAGCCTCACTCCCTACGGTGTGCTCGGCCTCACCTCCTATTGGCTGTCAAGCTCGGGCCTCTCTGCACTGCTGCAACTTGGACTCTTTGTCGTTGCCATGATTACAGCGTGCCTGCTTCATATGGGACTGGTATATGGTGGCTTGGTCGCCGCTGCGGCAAAGATCAATCCTCTGAAGTTTTTCCGAGCTGCAAGCCCAGCCCTTCTTCTGGCTTTTTCAAGTCGTTCCAGTCTGGGTTCCTTGACCATGACCATCAGTACGATGAAGGGCCGGCTCAAGGTAAGTGACCGGGTGGCAAACTTTGTCGGACCCTTGGGAGCTGTCATGAATATGGATGCCTGTGGAGGAATCTTTCCTGCGATGGTTGCAATCTTTGCCGCAAACGCGTTTGGTATTGATTTGACCCTCTCCCAGTACGTCCTTATTGTAGTAGTCTCCATTTTCGCCAGTCTTGGCAGTGCAGCAGTGCCGATGGGAGCCACGGCGTTTACCGTTATCACCCTCACCACGGTGGGACTGCCGGTGGAAGCTGTAGGATTGGTGGCAGGAGTCGACTTCTTGGTCGATATGTTCCGCACCATGACCAATGTGGCCGGGGATCTGACCACTTCGGTGGTGGTCGCCAACTCACTCGGAGAATTTGACAAGAAGGCGTTCGATGAACAGGACTTGCGAACCGAGCTGGCATTTGCCTGA
- a CDS encoding LuxR C-terminal-related transcriptional regulator codes for MELLGYKNREIEVSRYHRMVHPDDQPFLYDSELQMYRYLEGRDDKMDYKLVYDYRVRATDGSYIRFLHQMAIFACDRDRHAWLMLVISDVLQQYPEELHPRRVLLNTKTQKVCLFDKEQELVTSREKEIVRLISQGLDSNQIADRLCISIHTVNNHRQNILAKTQTRHIAQAMYYLRCIGLL; via the coding sequence ATGGAGCTGCTGGGCTACAAGAACCGTGAAATTGAAGTTTCCCGCTATCACCGGATGGTTCACCCTGACGACCAGCCCTTCCTGTATGACTCTGAACTACAGATGTACCGTTACCTTGAAGGCAGGGATGACAAAATGGATTACAAGCTGGTCTATGACTATCGGGTGCGGGCAACCGATGGAAGCTACATCAGGTTCCTCCATCAGATGGCCATTTTTGCCTGCGATCGGGATCGCCATGCTTGGCTGATGCTGGTCATCAGCGATGTCCTGCAACAGTATCCGGAGGAACTGCATCCTCGGAGGGTTCTACTCAATACAAAAACACAAAAGGTTTGCCTCTTCGACAAGGAACAAGAGCTGGTGACAAGCAGGGAGAAGGAGATAGTCCGACTTATTTCCCAAGGACTGGACAGCAACCAGATCGCCGACAGGCTCTGCATCAGCATCCACACGGTGAACAACCACAGGCAAAACATCCTGGCCAAGACGCAAACCCGTCACATCGCCCAAGCCATGTACTACCTACGATGCATCGGACTGCTCTGA
- a CDS encoding MBL fold metallo-hydrolase translates to MQHIIELTLQMPDGRKEVPIHPIVLQDDEHLILVDCGFIGSLRLLEIELGKHGISMEQLTALVLTHHDHDHMGAAAALKRANPRIQIYSSLEESVYISAREKPLRLVQAEELQAQLPPQQQAFGRMFCDMLQRVEPVTVDAHLTDSQETGWCGGCQVLLSAGHTPGHISLYCKGLDAVIVGDAFALEHDTPVLANPQFTLDVEMAKRSMEKLLSLKARTYYCYHGGVYRP, encoded by the coding sequence ATGCAGCACATCATTGAACTTACGCTACAGATGCCGGATGGCCGGAAAGAAGTGCCCATCCATCCAATCGTCCTTCAGGATGATGAACACCTCATCCTTGTAGACTGCGGCTTCATCGGCTCTCTTAGGTTGCTGGAAATAGAGCTTGGAAAGCATGGAATTTCAATGGAACAGCTTACTGCTTTGGTTCTGACCCATCACGACCACGACCATATGGGGGCGGCTGCAGCCTTGAAGCGGGCTAATCCCAGAATCCAGATATATAGTTCGCTCGAGGAGTCTGTATATATATCTGCAAGGGAAAAACCGCTGCGGTTGGTCCAAGCAGAAGAGCTGCAAGCTCAGCTTCCCCCCCAACAGCAAGCGTTTGGCCGGATGTTTTGTGACATGCTTCAGAGGGTGGAGCCGGTTACCGTAGATGCTCATCTCACAGACAGTCAAGAGACAGGGTGGTGCGGCGGCTGTCAGGTTCTCTTGAGTGCAGGCCATACTCCCGGGCATATCTCACTGTACTGCAAGGGCCTCGATGCAGTAATAGTAGGGGATGCTTTTGCTTTGGAACACGATACTCCTGTCTTGGCGAATCCTCAGTTTACGCTGGATGTCGAAATGGCAAAGCGTTCAATGGAAAAGCTTCTCTCTTTGAAGGCCCGGACCTATTACTGCTACCATGGGGGGGTCTATCGGCCATGA
- a CDS encoding DUF2179 domain-containing protein → MDFLDNLGIWIYFIIFFGKILEVTVSTIRMVLINRGERVKGTMVAFFDSALWLLITGTVLDGFQDDPMRMVVFALAFAVGNYMGSWFEDKLAFGLSSVQVIVPEGPQSVELADSLRKDNFAVTVVKGTGRNGNRDILMLHLKRKRIAEAVTLVNTMLPGAVVVVNDSKIISGGYISRK, encoded by the coding sequence ATGGATTTCTTGGACAATTTGGGAATTTGGATTTATTTCATCATTTTTTTCGGCAAAATATTGGAAGTGACCGTGTCGACGATCCGAATGGTTCTCATCAATCGAGGCGAACGGGTCAAGGGAACCATGGTTGCTTTTTTCGATAGTGCCTTGTGGCTGCTGATAACCGGGACTGTTTTGGATGGATTCCAGGATGATCCGATGAGGATGGTGGTCTTTGCCCTTGCCTTTGCCGTCGGCAATTACATGGGGTCGTGGTTTGAGGACAAGCTCGCATTCGGACTCAGTTCGGTCCAGGTCATTGTGCCTGAGGGACCGCAGAGTGTGGAACTGGCCGACTCCCTTCGCAAGGACAATTTTGCAGTGACCGTCGTTAAAGGTACAGGCCGAAACGGCAATCGCGATATTCTTATGTTGCACCTGAAACGAAAACGGATTGCAGAGGCTGTGACTCTGGTGAACACCATGCTTCCTGGAGCCGTAGTGGTGGTCAACGACTCCAAGATTATCAGCGGTGGGTATATTTCCCGAAAATAG
- a CDS encoding DUF3788 domain-containing protein: MWHLMFPQDQAPSLEQMSDYVGSGRRRWNHLNEYLQSAYHVQPIIEYSSCSAQPGWNVKYKKSGKALCTLYPLKDSCIVLVVVGPKHDAQVAFEMDAGMYTPSVTKSFSKAKPMAIGRWLMIEVVDDAVLEDIKHLIGIRITT; encoded by the coding sequence ATGTGGCATCTGATGTTTCCCCAAGACCAGGCTCCAAGTCTTGAGCAGATGAGCGATTATGTCGGCTCCGGAAGGAGGCGTTGGAATCACCTGAATGAATACTTGCAAAGTGCCTACCATGTCCAGCCGATCATTGAGTACAGCAGCTGCAGCGCTCAGCCGGGTTGGAATGTTAAGTACAAGAAAAGCGGCAAGGCTCTTTGTACGCTTTACCCACTTAAGGATTCCTGTATCGTCTTGGTGGTTGTAGGACCGAAACACGATGCACAGGTGGCCTTCGAAATGGACGCGGGGATGTATACTCCATCGGTAACGAAATCGTTTTCCAAGGCAAAACCGATGGCCATCGGCCGTTGGCTTATGATCGAGGTCGTTGACGATGCAGTGCTCGAGGATATCAAGCACCTCATCGGCATCAGAATCACCACTTAG
- a CDS encoding N-acetyltransferase — protein MEERYVTVTSENIEREHMCCAISDKKHQKGVELKKHWLKERIPEGHVFRKLDARGKVFIEYTPLETAWVPIVGQNYLYIHCFWVSGSYAGRGHGTALLDSCIEDAKEQHKSGICILSSTTKKPFLSDKAFLLGHGFEVVDRAGDGYELLARSFDGSLPRFTDGAKSMQIASPELTIYYSAQCPYITFCIDEVQAYCKQESIALHLIKVETLQQAKELPCVFNNYAVFYHKHFLTLQLLNSKSLQKLLEANRGKDDHGR, from the coding sequence ATGGAAGAGCGGTATGTTACCGTAACCAGTGAGAATATTGAGAGAGAGCACATGTGTTGTGCCATCTCCGATAAAAAACATCAGAAGGGTGTCGAATTGAAAAAGCACTGGCTCAAGGAGCGGATTCCTGAAGGACATGTATTCAGGAAATTGGATGCACGAGGGAAGGTGTTCATAGAATATACCCCCCTTGAAACCGCATGGGTTCCCATTGTTGGTCAAAACTACCTGTACATCCACTGTTTCTGGGTATCGGGTTCCTATGCAGGAAGAGGACATGGAACGGCATTGCTCGATTCCTGTATCGAGGATGCCAAGGAACAGCATAAAAGTGGAATTTGCATCCTGAGTTCAACAACCAAGAAACCGTTTCTCAGCGACAAGGCCTTCCTGCTTGGACATGGATTTGAAGTAGTCGACCGTGCAGGAGACGGGTATGAACTACTCGCACGCTCCTTCGACGGCAGTCTCCCAAGGTTCACCGATGGTGCCAAATCGATGCAGATTGCCTCACCGGAATTGACTATCTACTACTCGGCGCAATGTCCGTATATCACCTTCTGCATCGATGAAGTGCAAGCTTACTGCAAGCAGGAGAGTATTGCCTTGCACCTGATCAAAGTCGAAACATTGCAGCAAGCCAAAGAGCTTCCCTGTGTATTCAACAACTATGCAGTCTTTTACCACAAGCACTTCCTAACGCTGCAGCTGCTTAACAGCAAGAGCCTGCAGAAGCTTCTGGAAGCAAATAGGGGAAAAGACGATCATGGCCGATAG
- a CDS encoding MGMT family protein: MNTFFSQVHAIVSRIPSGRVASYGQIAGMLGDPRRARTVGWAMHGCPEGLPWHRVVKADGSLPNPNFAELQKAMLETEGIAFLNNGLIDMETFAWKGDA, from the coding sequence TTGAACACATTCTTCAGCCAGGTCCATGCAATCGTCTCCCGCATTCCCTCCGGCAGGGTTGCTTCTTATGGACAGATCGCCGGAATGCTCGGTGATCCCCGAAGGGCAAGAACGGTAGGATGGGCAATGCATGGCTGTCCAGAGGGACTTCCCTGGCACAGGGTGGTCAAAGCCGATGGTTCGCTGCCGAACCCGAATTTCGCCGAACTGCAGAAGGCTATGTTGGAAACTGAAGGTATCGCCTTTCTCAACAATGGACTAATTGATATGGAGACATTCGCTTGGAAAGGAGACGCATAG
- the arsB gene encoding ACR3 family arsenite efflux transporter, with protein sequence MKQSGIGFFERYLTLWVLLCMGLGVAIGVYLPQVPHFLAKFEYANVSIPVAILIWLMIYPMMLKVDFHSIKEVGQNPKGLIITWVTNWLIKPFTMYLIALFFFFVLYKAILPQETARQYLAGAVLLGAAPCTAMVFVWSHLTKGNPAYTLVQVATNDLIILAAFVPIVGLLLGISGITIPWMTLFLSVVLFVVIPLGAGWISRVLITKRRGLHYFEQVFIPKFSNVTITGLLLTLIIIFSFQGRTIVENPLHILLIAIPLILQTFLIFFIAYLWAKAWKLPHDVAAPAGMIGASNFFELAVAVAISIFGLQSGATIATVVGVLVEVPVMLTLVRIANNTKRWFKVPVAR encoded by the coding sequence ATGAAACAATCAGGAATTGGATTTTTTGAACGATATCTAACACTCTGGGTACTGCTGTGCATGGGCTTGGGAGTAGCAATAGGAGTTTATCTGCCACAAGTCCCCCACTTCCTCGCAAAATTTGAATATGCAAATGTCTCCATTCCGGTGGCCATTCTCATCTGGCTGATGATCTACCCGATGATGCTCAAGGTTGACTTTCACAGTATCAAGGAGGTTGGACAGAACCCCAAGGGCCTCATTATCACCTGGGTGACCAACTGGCTCATCAAGCCTTTCACGATGTATCTCATCGCCCTGTTCTTCTTTTTCGTGCTGTACAAAGCCATTCTGCCGCAAGAGACAGCACGACAGTACCTTGCAGGGGCCGTATTGCTTGGAGCGGCCCCCTGTACGGCGATGGTATTCGTATGGAGTCACCTTACCAAAGGGAATCCCGCCTACACCCTTGTGCAGGTCGCTACCAACGACCTGATCATCCTGGCAGCCTTCGTTCCCATCGTCGGTCTGTTGTTGGGCATCAGCGGCATCACCATCCCGTGGATGACGCTCTTTCTCTCGGTGGTTCTCTTTGTCGTCATTCCACTCGGTGCTGGATGGATTTCCCGTGTCCTTATTACAAAGCGTCGGGGTCTTCATTATTTTGAGCAGGTATTCATTCCCAAGTTCAGCAATGTCACCATAACCGGCCTCTTATTGACCTTGATCATCATTTTCTCCTTCCAAGGTAGAACCATCGTAGAAAACCCTCTGCACATCCTCTTGATAGCGATTCCGCTCATCCTGCAAACTTTTCTGATTTTCTTCATCGCCTACCTCTGGGCCAAGGCATGGAAGCTCCCCCATGACGTTGCAGCTCCGGCCGGTATGATCGGAGCATCCAACTTCTTTGAACTTGCCGTGGCTGTGGCTATTTCGATCTTCGGCTTGCAGTCAGGGGCTACGATAGCCACTGTCGTCGGGGTGCTGGTCGAGGTACCGGTCATGCTGACCTTGGTACGCATCGCCAACAATACCAAACGTTGGTTCAAGGTCCCTGTCGCACGGTAA
- a CDS encoding ArsR/SmtB family transcription factor, protein MLKDILLDYSDKQKMLVVAKAIANEARINILELLNERSLSVNEIAEQLGLPTSTAALNVRILENAGLLFTESQPGIRGSMKVSSRVCDRVVFRLLLDQMHENKENSIVLSMPIGNFVNCEIHPTCGLVSEKSAIGIFDQPCSFYYPDRTGAQLLWFYKGFVEYRFPNTIVNGGLPKQFDLSFEACSEAPFYRNDWPSDITVWVNDIEVGTWTSPGDLGGRKGKFNPSWWPESLNQYGLLTDWKVNSHGTFLNNERIADLAIDSLGIKDDCFISVRIEIKEDARFVGGVSLFGEHFGDYPQNIVLKLDYDMY, encoded by the coding sequence ATGTTGAAGGATATACTGCTTGATTACTCTGATAAGCAGAAGATGCTGGTCGTTGCCAAGGCTATCGCCAATGAGGCGAGGATCAACATCCTTGAGCTTCTCAATGAGCGCAGTCTCAGTGTAAATGAAATCGCCGAACAGCTCGGCCTCCCTACCTCGACAGCTGCCTTGAATGTGCGCATTCTTGAGAATGCCGGGCTTTTGTTCACCGAGTCGCAACCTGGGATTCGGGGCAGTATGAAGGTAAGCAGCCGTGTCTGTGACCGGGTGGTTTTTCGGCTGTTGCTTGATCAGATGCATGAGAACAAAGAAAACTCGATAGTGTTGAGCATGCCCATTGGCAACTTTGTGAACTGTGAAATACATCCGACGTGCGGCTTGGTCAGTGAAAAGAGCGCCATAGGGATTTTTGATCAACCCTGCAGTTTCTACTATCCTGACAGGACCGGTGCGCAACTGCTTTGGTTCTACAAAGGGTTTGTGGAGTACAGGTTCCCCAATACGATTGTCAATGGAGGACTTCCCAAGCAATTTGATCTCTCTTTCGAGGCGTGTTCCGAGGCTCCATTCTATCGGAATGACTGGCCGAGTGACATCACCGTATGGGTAAACGACATTGAAGTAGGGACGTGGACGAGCCCTGGTGACTTGGGCGGTCGGAAAGGGAAGTTCAACCCTTCCTGGTGGCCCGAGTCGCTGAATCAGTATGGATTGCTTACCGATTGGAAGGTCAATTCACACGGGACGTTCCTCAACAACGAGCGTATCGCAGATTTGGCTATTGATTCCTTGGGCATAAAGGATGACTGCTTTATCAGTGTAAGGATCGAGATCAAGGAAGATGCCCGTTTTGTCGGAGGTGTGAGCCTCTTCGGTGAGCATTTCGGTGATTATCCGCAGAACATCGTCCTGAAGCTCGACTACGACATGTATTAG
- the mnmA gene encoding tRNA 2-thiouridine(34) synthase MnmA: MKVLIGMSGGIDSSVAAFLLKQQGHEVVGVTMTVWGGRTDLPQSKHSNSCYGPEREDDIQEIRTICRKIGIEHHILDLSALYETVVLKNFKDEYLQGRTPNPCIWCNAKVKFGAMVEYAREQGLVFDKFATGHYARIVERDGRYAIARALDIKKDQSYFLYRLSQQQLAHTVFPLGSMTKEEVRKIDVEQGFHGAGHEESQDFYAGSYTDLLDVANQTGNIVDKTGTILGTHQGIWNYTIGQRKGLGVSSEKPLYVLALRPSTNEVLVGYEEETRQTQVIASQLHWSLYPTLDHGVELKAKIRSAGTPALAVVHLEDDGTRLAASFNDEVKAAAVGQSLVVYDGDAIVCGGIIERTA; this comes from the coding sequence ATGAAAGTTTTGATAGGTATGAGCGGAGGGATTGACTCTTCAGTTGCAGCATTTCTTTTAAAGCAGCAAGGTCATGAGGTTGTCGGGGTGACGATGACCGTATGGGGAGGAAGGACCGACCTTCCCCAGTCCAAGCATTCCAACAGTTGTTATGGTCCCGAACGAGAAGATGACATTCAGGAAATCCGTACGATTTGCAGGAAGATCGGCATTGAGCATCATATACTTGATTTGAGTGCACTCTATGAAACGGTGGTGCTGAAGAACTTCAAGGATGAGTATCTTCAGGGAAGAACGCCGAATCCCTGCATCTGGTGCAATGCCAAAGTAAAGTTCGGAGCCATGGTGGAGTATGCACGCGAGCAAGGCCTTGTGTTTGACAAGTTTGCAACCGGGCACTATGCCAGGATAGTAGAACGTGATGGCAGGTACGCCATCGCCCGTGCACTCGATATCAAGAAAGACCAATCATATTTTCTGTATCGTCTCTCACAACAGCAATTGGCACATACTGTATTCCCCTTGGGTTCGATGACCAAGGAAGAGGTGAGAAAAATCGATGTCGAGCAGGGATTCCACGGTGCCGGTCACGAGGAAAGCCAGGATTTCTACGCCGGTTCTTACACCGACTTGCTTGATGTTGCAAATCAAACCGGAAATATCGTTGACAAGACCGGTACCATTCTGGGCACCCATCAGGGTATATGGAACTATACCATCGGTCAGCGCAAGGGATTGGGTGTCAGTTCAGAAAAGCCGTTGTATGTCCTTGCACTGCGCCCTTCTACGAATGAGGTATTGGTCGGCTATGAGGAGGAAACCAGACAAACCCAGGTCATTGCCTCCCAGTTGCATTGGTCGCTGTATCCTACACTCGACCATGGGGTGGAGTTGAAGGCGAAAATCCGTTCGGCGGGGACTCCTGCTCTTGCAGTAGTGCATCTCGAGGATGATGGCACAAGGTTGGCTGCGAGCTTCAACGATGAAGTGAAGGCAGCCGCTGTCGGCCAATCGTTGGTTGTATATGACGGTGATGCCATTGTTTGCGGAGGCATAATCGAAAGGACGGCATAG
- a CDS encoding nitrogen fixation protein NifH → MDRWRSFASEQTLQWLMEENNPSVRYFTLTDLLDTPIEDDEALKAKAAIQRTGLVPQMLEMMARPSYQDTYRRFYTYKYEGLVWSLITLAELGAEPNDQIRTMCEYLLLNSQELEDGGFSMNTAQKTGGGRKSEVIPCLTGNLVWVLIHFGYLEDERLQKALDHLVRFLVLNDGEVVEPQVAPYDRYDMCWGSHTCFMAVVKALKGLSAVPKEVRTKQQQAQLDRLVEFMLIHHIYKSSHNLKKKAKPLWLHFAFPLMYQTDVLEILDILVSEQVKDRRMEEALQVVLEKQNHQGRWLMGNSYASERLLIPMERKGEESKWVTLRSLRVIKRYSEQSDAS, encoded by the coding sequence ATGGACAGATGGCGTAGTTTTGCATCCGAGCAGACTCTACAATGGTTGATGGAGGAGAACAATCCATCGGTGCGCTACTTCACCTTGACCGACCTCTTGGACACACCAATCGAGGACGATGAGGCGCTGAAAGCCAAAGCAGCAATACAGAGAACCGGGCTTGTACCGCAGATGCTCGAGATGATGGCCCGACCTTCCTATCAGGACACATACCGTCGGTTTTATACGTACAAGTACGAGGGCTTGGTCTGGTCTCTCATTACCCTGGCGGAACTGGGAGCCGAACCGAACGACCAGATTCGAACCATGTGTGAGTACCTGCTTTTGAACTCGCAGGAGTTGGAGGATGGCGGTTTTTCCATGAATACCGCCCAGAAAACCGGAGGGGGGAGGAAGTCCGAAGTCATTCCGTGTTTGACCGGCAATCTTGTGTGGGTCCTGATTCACTTCGGCTATCTTGAGGATGAGCGGCTGCAGAAGGCCCTGGACCACCTGGTTCGCTTTCTCGTGCTCAATGATGGGGAGGTTGTCGAGCCTCAGGTCGCCCCCTATGACCGCTATGACATGTGTTGGGGTTCCCATACGTGTTTTATGGCTGTCGTAAAGGCGTTGAAAGGCCTTTCGGCAGTACCTAAAGAGGTACGAACGAAACAGCAACAGGCCCAGCTTGATCGTTTGGTTGAGTTCATGTTGATCCATCATATCTATAAAAGCAGCCATAACCTGAAGAAGAAGGCAAAACCGCTCTGGCTGCACTTCGCCTTTCCCTTGATGTATCAGACCGATGTACTGGAGATTCTCGATATTCTCGTTTCCGAGCAGGTGAAGGACCGGCGTATGGAGGAAGCCTTGCAGGTGGTTCTGGAGAAACAGAACCACCAAGGCCGCTGGCTTATGGGCAACAGTTATGCCAGTGAGAGGCTCTTGATCCCCATGGAAAGGAAAGGAGAAGAGAGCAAATGGGTCACCTTGCGCAGCTTGCGGGTGATCAAGCGATATTCAGAGCAGTCCGATGCATCGTAG
- a CDS encoding DUF4256 domain-containing protein, with protein MNTAAATLQTEQQVTLLALLKNRFLKHMNRHEALSWTQIEQRILIEPQKLFSLSEMERTGGEPDVIGYDKASDTYLFVDCSAESPIGRRSLCYDQVALEQRKKFPPTGSACGFAAQMGIELLDEGQYRTLQTIGVFDVKTSSWIRTPQAMRSLGGALFGDSRYDRVFIYHNGADSYYASRGFRGLLRV; from the coding sequence ATGAATACAGCAGCAGCCACGTTACAAACCGAGCAGCAGGTGACCCTTCTTGCATTGCTCAAAAATAGATTTCTCAAGCATATGAACCGCCATGAAGCTCTTTCCTGGACTCAGATCGAACAGCGTATTTTGATCGAGCCACAGAAACTTTTTTCTCTTTCAGAGATGGAACGTACCGGTGGAGAGCCTGATGTGATCGGGTATGACAAAGCCTCGGATACGTATCTGTTCGTCGATTGTTCTGCTGAAAGTCCAATCGGTAGAAGAAGTCTGTGTTATGATCAAGTTGCTCTGGAGCAAAGAAAAAAGTTTCCTCCAACCGGCAGTGCCTGCGGTTTTGCTGCACAGATGGGCATTGAGCTTCTTGATGAGGGACAGTATCGGACCCTCCAGACGATCGGTGTCTTCGATGTAAAAACATCAAGTTGGATCCGTACTCCCCAGGCCATGAGAAGTCTTGGAGGAGCGCTCTTCGGCGATAGCCGCTATGACCGGGTGTTCATCTACCACAATGGTGCCGACTCCTACTATGCATCACGCGGCTTTAGGGGCCTGTTGAGGGTGTAA